A genome region from Euphorbia lathyris chromosome 4, ddEupLath1.1, whole genome shotgun sequence includes the following:
- the LOC136226972 gene encoding putative lipid-transfer protein DIR1, producing MMKMKRVIIVMVVMLGMVVEEGKGHTSCGSTFFSALVQMIPCRAAVAPFSPIPPSDACCSAVKSLGQPCLCVLVNGPPISGVDRNMALQLPDKCITNFEPCEISK from the exons atgatgaagatgaagagagTGATAATAGTGATGGTGGTAATGTTAGGAATGGTAGTGGAGGAAGGGAAAGGACATACATCATGTGGGAGTACATTTTTTTCAGCATTAGTGCAAATGATACCATGCAGAGCAGCAGTAGCACCATTCAGCCCAATACCTCCAAGTGATGCTTGTTGCAGTGCTGTTAAATCATTAGGACAACCTTGCTTGTGTGTCCTTGTCAATGGTCCTCCTATTTCTGGTGTTGATAGGAACATGGCCTTGCAGCTCCCTGACAAATGCATTACCAATTTTGAACCTT GTGAAATTTCCAAGTAG